From Fundidesulfovibrio terrae, a single genomic window includes:
- a CDS encoding DUF3108 domain-containing protein produces the protein MTSPRLIPALLALALLAACAPRTAPVAQMPMAQAPQWKPGDYWVFNTKTRSPFTMAERMEVAQVGDEIVLTGNGDPTRKVRLDKDFCVKESQGTLLRYSVASGQDAYIFFPLAVGESRTFQQSTALAKGTQNYVNTVMVEAAEEITVSAGTFKTFRIRVSKRNETGWSGTYMMWYAPDVGYFVRVVDTQNNIAELVKYGKK, from the coding sequence ATGACGTCCCCCAGGTTGATACCCGCCCTGCTGGCTCTGGCGCTCCTCGCGGCTTGCGCCCCCAGGACCGCGCCCGTGGCGCAGATGCCCATGGCCCAGGCCCCGCAGTGGAAACCCGGCGACTACTGGGTGTTCAACACCAAGACCCGTAGCCCCTTCACCATGGCCGAGCGCATGGAAGTTGCACAGGTTGGCGACGAGATCGTCCTGACAGGCAACGGCGACCCCACCCGCAAGGTGCGCTTGGACAAGGACTTCTGCGTCAAGGAAAGCCAGGGAACCCTGCTCAGGTATTCTGTCGCGTCCGGACAGGACGCGTATATATTCTTTCCGTTGGCCGTGGGCGAATCGCGGACATTCCAGCAAAGCACCGCCCTGGCCAAAGGCACGCAGAACTACGTCAACACGGTCATGGTGGAAGCCGCCGAGGAGATCACCGTTTCCGCCGGTACCTTCAAGACGTTCCGGATACGGGTGAGCAAGAGGAACGAAACCGGCTGGAGCGGGACCTACATGATGTGGTACGCCCCGGATGTGGGGTATTTCGTGCGGGTGGTTGATACCCAGAATAATATCGCGGAGCTGGTGAAGTACGGGAAGAAGTAG